In Deltaproteobacteria bacterium, the following are encoded in one genomic region:
- a CDS encoding alpha/beta hydrolase, which yields MSGRSIDVHGRKVWLLENGGGAPLVYLHGFADVHSVKESWMPFHDTLAQNARVIAPAHPGCSQSDENKDVDVIEDVAFHYLEVLDALKLDKFDLVGHCVGGWIAAELAARHPEKIRKLVLIGASGLLVEGSLIGDVFMHAQPEFGSSYKTLREMLFASDKQANALDMFPDGKGEIEDEVRRYQMLRLGSRVGFKPPYFYDWPLRNRLYRIAAPTLVIWGEKDGFVPRAHGEAYAKLIPNAKLQIVAGAGHSAPAEKPAETAKLVTDFLAD from the coding sequence ATGAGCGGTCGCAGCATCGACGTCCACGGACGCAAAGTTTGGCTACTGGAAAACGGCGGCGGCGCGCCGCTGGTTTATTTGCACGGTTTCGCCGACGTGCATTCGGTCAAAGAGTCGTGGATGCCCTTTCACGATACCTTGGCGCAAAATGCACGAGTCATCGCACCGGCCCATCCCGGCTGCTCCCAGAGCGATGAAAACAAAGACGTCGACGTCATTGAAGACGTCGCGTTTCATTATCTCGAAGTGCTCGATGCCTTAAAGCTCGACAAGTTCGATCTGGTCGGCCACTGCGTCGGCGGCTGGATCGCCGCGGAGCTGGCCGCGCGCCATCCGGAAAAAATCCGCAAGCTGGTTCTGATTGGCGCGAGCGGTTTGTTGGTCGAGGGTTCTCTGATTGGCGATGTCTTCATGCACGCTCAGCCGGAGTTTGGCTCGAGCTACAAGACTTTACGAGAAATGCTTTTCGCCAGTGACAAACAAGCGAATGCACTCGACATGTTCCCGGACGGCAAGGGCGAGATCGAAGACGAGGTGCGCCGCTATCAAATGCTGCGCCTCGGCTCGCGTGTCGGTTTCAAACCGCCATACTTCTACGATTGGCCGCTGCGCAATCGCCTGTATCGCATTGCCGCTCCCACCCTCGTCATCTGGGGCGAAAAAGATGGCTTCGTGCCGCGCGCCCACGGCGAGGCCTACGCCAAGTTAATCCCCAACGCCAAGCTACAGATCGTCGCCGGCGCCGGCCACAGCGCGCCGGCCGAGAAGCCCGCGGAGACGGCTAAGCTAGTGACGGATTTCCTGGCTGACTAA
- a CDS encoding LLM class flavin-dependent oxidoreductase, translating to MKPVQLFAWHFMAYPYLDKDFDKSGHSGWVTVPNKLWDNSKARGLYQEYIDQLAYADELGFDGMVLNEHHQNIYGLMPSPNMIASALTQCTSRGKIVILGNLLPLHMNPMRVAEEYAMLDQMSNGRLVAGFAPGGGPETFNYDVPSANTREKFWEAADLIRRSWTEDGPFAHEGRYFPLRYVNLWPKPLQKPFPPIWIPGSRSPSTMTEVAKRGYCYFLSSRSHGGETHRAQQEFAQVLEKHGDKYHPFRFGILMSTYVAETDQQAREECEEGVWYFLKNCLKGHLRKEGRQLTYGPGVPYIPTAAWREYMKGYTPGRKLLGDVENWEELEASQSIIVGSPETVAKRIGALIEKAKVGNLLIQFQLGNMPDHLARKNMKLFAEKVAPILRHDSLKQFTSEFPGMNFEQSAQAMH from the coding sequence ATGAAACCGGTTCAATTATTTGCCTGGCACTTCATGGCCTATCCCTATCTCGACAAAGACTTCGACAAATCGGGCCACAGCGGCTGGGTAACGGTGCCCAATAAGCTGTGGGACAATTCAAAAGCACGCGGACTTTATCAAGAATATATAGACCAGTTGGCCTACGCCGACGAGCTTGGTTTCGACGGCATGGTGCTAAACGAGCACCATCAAAACATCTATGGCTTGATGCCGTCGCCGAATATGATCGCCTCGGCGCTGACGCAATGCACCTCGCGCGGCAAGATCGTCATTCTGGGTAATTTGCTACCGCTGCACATGAACCCCATGCGCGTGGCCGAGGAGTACGCCATGCTCGACCAGATGAGCAATGGCCGACTGGTGGCGGGCTTCGCACCGGGGGGCGGGCCTGAAACATTCAACTACGACGTGCCATCGGCCAACACGCGCGAGAAGTTCTGGGAGGCGGCGGACTTGATCCGGCGCTCGTGGACCGAAGATGGGCCGTTTGCCCACGAGGGCCGCTATTTCCCGCTGCGCTATGTGAACCTCTGGCCCAAGCCATTGCAGAAACCGTTTCCGCCGATCTGGATTCCCGGCTCGCGTAGCCCGTCGACTATGACCGAAGTGGCTAAGCGCGGCTACTGCTATTTCCTCTCGTCGCGCAGCCACGGCGGCGAGACCCATCGGGCGCAGCAGGAGTTTGCCCAGGTTTTAGAAAAGCATGGCGACAAGTATCACCCGTTTAGATTCGGCATCCTCATGTCGACCTACGTCGCCGAGACCGACCAGCAGGCCCGCGAAGAGTGCGAAGAGGGCGTGTGGTATTTTCTGAAGAATTGTTTGAAGGGCCACCTGCGCAAAGAGGGGCGTCAGCTTACCTATGGCCCGGGCGTGCCTTACATCCCGACTGCCGCGTGGCGCGAATACATGAAGGGCTACACGCCGGGACGCAAGCTCTTGGGCGACGTGGAAAACTGGGAAGAGCTCGAAGCATCGCAGTCGATCATCGTCGGCAGCCCGGAAACTGTCGCCAAGCGCATCGGCGCGCTGATCGAGAAGGCGAAAGTAGGCAATCTGCTGATCCAATTCCAGCTCGGCAACATGCCGGATCATCTAGCACGGAAGAACATGAAATTGTTCGCCGAAAAAGTCGCGCCGATCTTGCGCCACGATTCGTTGAAGCAGTTTACTAGTGAATTCCCCGGCATGAACTTTGAACAGTCGGCGCAGGCAATGCACTAA
- a CDS encoding gluconate 2-dehydrogenase subunit 3 family protein: MKDKNVKPRAYRDQQLQALSVRQAKTIDALAARIFPTTDTPGAVEAGAVFYIDQALAGPYPELRPYYTKALRALASHAKEKFAVPFLKLSAPQQDAVLKDFESGNVTTFTKAADFFETVRAHILEGVFGEPNYGGNKNLIGWKLVGFPGQQYGYPDAYINRVVDLEPVACEGMPKKPGQ, encoded by the coding sequence ATGAAAGACAAAAACGTAAAGCCGCGCGCCTACCGCGACCAACAACTGCAAGCGTTAAGCGTGCGCCAAGCAAAAACCATCGATGCCCTCGCGGCGCGGATCTTTCCGACCACCGACACTCCGGGCGCGGTCGAAGCGGGAGCCGTTTTCTACATCGACCAGGCGTTGGCCGGACCCTATCCAGAGTTGCGGCCCTACTACACCAAGGCCCTGCGCGCCCTCGCCAGTCATGCTAAAGAAAAATTTGCCGTCCCTTTTCTCAAGCTCAGTGCGCCGCAACAGGACGCGGTTTTGAAAGATTTCGAATCCGGAAATGTCACGACCTTCACCAAAGCCGCTGATTTCTTCGAGACCGTGCGCGCCCATATCCTCGAAGGTGTGTTCGGCGAGCCCAACTACGGCGGTAACAAGAACTTGATCGGCTGGAAGCTGGTCGGCTTTCCCGGGCAACAGTACGGCTACCCAGATGCCTACATCAACCGAGTTGTCGACTTGGAACCGGTGGCGTGCGAGGGCATGCCAAAGAAGCCGGGTCAGTAG
- a CDS encoding amidohydrolase, which translates to MRRLWLLLFATIFLVSCSAREIDIADAPRGFADWLFHNGKIITVDRTFSIQQSLAIKDGLIVAVGSNAAVRTWRGPKTREIDLAGRAMIPGLIDAHMQATAAGSNWDSELHWERLNSLADGLQLIAAASKRQSPGSWIVVGGGWVPTQFAERRFPTRAELDSIAPKHPVYIQYLRQGALLNSAGLVAAGITDKTANPAGGKFEKDRSGQLTGWLQGVAAWEHAYGKIPKLPPDRIAENLRNCFRELNRLGVTGVVDLHTAGVSFMHRRILSDMARARSLTLRLSYFVAANGPGDEVEQRRAILEEVRAFESSDLFRFAGFAETAPGGIDASDLFTNPKDNVLDTAAQERFRRVLRFFAQSDSSFRLHTLDAPAQQLLDIMEQLHQETPFKQQKITFAHFEDATAASIERIKKLGGGIAVQNRLALTGERTVETWGDQRARNAPPLRAMIQSGVPLGAGTDGFGASNYSPMLSLWWLVTGKTVAGTRLREPQQNLTRAEALRLYTIGSAWFSADEKRRGSLEAGKLADLAVLNADFLTVPEDQIPHLESLLTMVGGRIVYAARPFAQLVAP; encoded by the coding sequence ATGCGGCGGCTTTGGCTGTTATTGTTTGCGACCATTTTTCTTGTCTCCTGCAGCGCCCGCGAGATCGACATCGCCGACGCGCCGCGGGGCTTCGCCGACTGGCTGTTCCACAACGGCAAGATCATCACCGTCGACAGGACTTTTTCGATTCAGCAATCGCTGGCGATTAAAGACGGCCTGATCGTCGCGGTCGGCAGCAACGCCGCCGTGCGCACCTGGCGCGGTCCCAAGACGCGCGAGATCGATCTCGCCGGCCGGGCGATGATTCCAGGGTTGATCGATGCCCACATGCAGGCAACCGCTGCGGGGAGCAACTGGGATAGTGAGTTGCACTGGGAACGGCTGAATTCGTTGGCCGATGGGCTGCAACTGATCGCTGCCGCAAGCAAACGCCAATCCCCGGGCAGTTGGATTGTGGTCGGTGGCGGTTGGGTGCCGACACAATTTGCCGAGCGCCGCTTTCCCACCCGCGCAGAGTTGGACTCCATTGCGCCGAAACATCCGGTTTACATCCAGTATCTGCGCCAAGGCGCGCTGCTCAACAGCGCCGGCCTGGTGGCCGCGGGCATTACCGACAAAACGGCCAATCCGGCGGGCGGAAAATTTGAAAAAGACCGCAGCGGTCAGTTAACCGGCTGGCTCCAGGGTGTTGCCGCTTGGGAACATGCCTATGGGAAAATTCCCAAGCTGCCCCCCGATCGCATAGCAGAGAACCTGCGCAATTGTTTTCGTGAACTAAATCGGCTTGGCGTCACCGGGGTTGTCGATTTGCATACGGCCGGCGTCAGCTTCATGCATCGGCGCATCCTGAGCGACATGGCGCGCGCGCGTAGCCTCACTTTGCGCTTGAGCTATTTCGTGGCAGCCAATGGGCCCGGCGATGAAGTCGAGCAGCGGCGCGCGATACTTGAAGAAGTCCGCGCATTCGAGAGCAGCGATCTCTTTCGTTTTGCCGGCTTCGCCGAAACTGCGCCGGGCGGCATCGACGCTAGCGACCTGTTTACCAATCCTAAAGACAATGTCCTAGACACCGCCGCGCAGGAAAGGTTTCGTAGAGTGCTGCGCTTCTTCGCACAATCGGATAGTAGTTTTCGCCTGCACACGCTTGATGCTCCGGCGCAACAACTGCTCGATATCATGGAACAGCTGCACCAAGAGACGCCGTTTAAGCAGCAAAAAATCACCTTCGCCCATTTCGAAGATGCGACGGCCGCATCCATCGAGCGAATAAAAAAACTTGGCGGCGGCATCGCCGTGCAAAACCGCCTAGCCCTCACCGGCGAGCGCACCGTAGAGACCTGGGGCGACCAACGAGCGCGCAACGCGCCGCCGCTGCGCGCGATGATCCAATCGGGCGTGCCGCTCGGCGCCGGCACCGACGGCTTTGGCGCATCGAACTATTCGCCCATGCTGTCGCTCTGGTGGCTGGTCACTGGCAAGACCGTCGCCGGCACCCGGCTGCGAGAGCCGCAGCAGAACCTCACGCGCGCCGAAGCGCTGCGCCTTTACACCATCGGCAGCGCTTGGTTCAGCGCCGACGAGAAGCGCAGAGGCTCCCTCGAGGCCGGCAAGCTCGCCGACCTCGCGGTGCTCAACGCGGACTTCCTGACTGTACCGGAAGACCAGATTCCCCATCTCGAATCACTATTGACCATGGTGGGCGGCCGCATTGTCTACGCCGCGCGGCCGTTTGCACAACTAGTAGCTCCGTAG
- a CDS encoding alpha/beta hydrolase, with product MDILNRQQAEKALYPAPGLPGGGQLEVRMEVSQFHPDPDVRGVARRVKFFNLESWHKEWVEVAKKNEELAAGFEKENRKQTAHEFYLRAADFYRRAVVYMADSDPRMLPTYKGLEDNFNKAWSVVTPPFERVEIPYEGHKLPALYWPGRGKAGAKLPVVYNYGGADGILLRGEDGGAGQYVRRGMSFIDVDGPGHGGTLRHHQLYAPPDSERVAKAVMDYLVTRSDVDANRIGLHGSSMGGYSGPRCATVEKRIKAVAVWSGAYNLVDDIFDYYPPIQDRLRWLMGAKDLKEAREKMKEFSLVGRANKIECPILVGYSHDDRVMDPRGALNLYENAVNSPDRSMIDGVGHGEKNFTRRTYIADWFMKQLQAG from the coding sequence ATGGACATTTTGAATCGTCAACAAGCCGAAAAAGCCCTCTATCCTGCGCCGGGTCTGCCCGGCGGCGGCCAATTGGAAGTGCGCATGGAAGTGTCGCAGTTTCACCCTGACCCGGATGTGCGCGGCGTGGCGCGGCGCGTGAAGTTTTTCAACTTGGAAAGTTGGCACAAGGAGTGGGTCGAAGTTGCCAAAAAAAATGAAGAGCTAGCGGCTGGCTTTGAAAAGGAGAATCGCAAGCAAACCGCCCACGAATTCTATCTGCGCGCGGCTGATTTCTATCGCCGCGCGGTCGTCTACATGGCCGACAGCGACCCGCGCATGCTGCCGACTTACAAAGGCCTTGAAGACAACTTCAACAAAGCCTGGAGCGTAGTCACGCCGCCCTTTGAGCGCGTCGAGATTCCCTACGAAGGCCACAAACTGCCAGCGCTGTACTGGCCTGGCCGCGGTAAGGCCGGCGCCAAACTGCCAGTCGTTTACAATTACGGCGGCGCCGACGGCATCCTGCTGCGCGGCGAAGACGGCGGTGCCGGCCAGTACGTGCGCCGAGGCATGTCGTTCATCGACGTCGACGGGCCGGGCCACGGCGGCACGCTGCGCCATCACCAGCTCTACGCGCCGCCCGATTCCGAGCGCGTCGCCAAAGCAGTGATGGATTACCTAGTCACACGTTCGGACGTCGACGCCAATCGCATTGGTCTGCACGGCTCGAGCATGGGCGGCTATTCCGGTCCGCGCTGCGCTACGGTCGAGAAAAGAATCAAAGCCGTCGCCGTCTGGAGCGGCGCCTACAATCTGGTCGACGATATTTTCGACTATTACCCACCGATCCAAGACCGTCTGCGTTGGCTCATGGGCGCCAAAGATTTGAAAGAGGCACGCGAGAAGATGAAAGAGTTTTCGCTGGTCGGGCGGGCTAACAAGATCGAGTGCCCGATTCTCGTCGGCTACAGCCACGACGACCGGGTGATGGACCCGCGCGGCGCGCTCAATCTCTACGAGAACGCGGTCAACTCACCCGATCGCTCGATGATCGACGGCGTCGGCCACGGCGAAAAGAACTTCACGCGGCGAACTTACATCGCCGATTGGTTCATGAAGCAGCTACAAGCCGGGTAA
- a CDS encoding antibiotic biosynthesis monooxygenase: MALRLIVTMTAAPGKGAELLQIYKSRCADVMKEPGCEQFEIFQSGVNPDKLVILERWQDQASLDVHSKVNATRAPIPAELRVGATEREDYTYNRTR; encoded by the coding sequence ATGGCTCTACGATTGATCGTCACTATGACTGCCGCGCCAGGCAAAGGCGCTGAGCTGCTGCAGATCTACAAAAGCCGCTGCGCCGACGTCATGAAAGAACCCGGCTGCGAACAGTTTGAAATTTTTCAGAGCGGCGTCAACCCCGACAAACTCGTCATTCTCGAACGCTGGCAAGATCAGGCGTCGCTCGACGTACATTCAAAAGTCAACGCCACCCGCGCGCCGATACCAGCCGAGCTGCGCGTCGGCGCCACCGAGCGGGAAGATTACACATACAATCGGACGCGCTGA
- a CDS encoding alpha/beta hydrolase — translation MLAIFREFQNNASCEIRTPVTNKGHGAIEPITGRYVYLNIEGVEYRVYFEEAGSGIPLICQHTAASDGRLWRHLLNDEAVTRNFRVIVPDLPYHGKSLPPESIQWWTREYRLTKSFFMACQIELAHALQLDRPVFMGCSMGGQLAVELAIAYPQEFRAVIGLESGLSRARMAPTLDFHDHPRIGNDFRMQSMYGKTAPGNPEARRREIAWTYGQSAPPVSKGDLYYNFIDHNLTGGEAATIDTARVAVYLLTGEYDWGNSPDQTRILAGQIKGATFAEMKGLGHFPMAENYPVFREYLLPVLDEIAAKTGR, via the coding sequence ATGCTGGCGATCTTTCGCGAGTTTCAGAATAACGCTAGCTGCGAAATCCGCACGCCAGTGACAAACAAAGGACATGGCGCCATCGAACCGATCACCGGCCGCTACGTTTACCTGAACATCGAAGGCGTTGAGTATCGCGTCTATTTTGAAGAAGCCGGCAGCGGCATCCCGCTTATCTGCCAACACACCGCCGCATCCGACGGCCGTCTGTGGCGCCACTTGTTAAACGACGAAGCAGTCACCCGGAATTTTCGTGTCATCGTTCCCGATCTTCCTTACCACGGCAAATCGTTGCCGCCGGAATCGATACAATGGTGGACGAGAGAATATCGCCTCACCAAAAGTTTTTTCATGGCTTGCCAAATCGAGCTTGCCCACGCGCTGCAGCTCGATCGTCCGGTCTTCATGGGTTGCTCCATGGGCGGACAGCTTGCGGTGGAATTGGCCATCGCATACCCGCAGGAGTTCCGCGCCGTCATCGGGTTGGAGTCCGGCCTGAGCCGCGCGCGCATGGCGCCGACGTTGGACTTTCACGATCATCCGAGAATCGGCAACGACTTCCGCATGCAGTCGATGTACGGTAAGACCGCGCCGGGCAATCCGGAAGCCCGCCGCCGCGAGATCGCCTGGACCTATGGCCAAAGCGCGCCGCCGGTTTCCAAAGGTGATCTCTACTACAACTTCATCGACCACAACTTGACCGGCGGCGAAGCTGCGACCATCGACACTGCACGAGTCGCCGTCTACTTACTGACGGGAGAGTATGACTGGGGCAACTCGCCGGATCAGACGAGAATACTCGCCGGGCAAATCAAAGGCGCAACATTCGCGGAGATGAAGGGACTCGGTCACTTTCCGATGGCGGAAAACTATCCGGTGTTTAGAGAATACCTTTTGCCCGTGTTGGACGAAATTGCAGCGAAAACCGGACGATAA
- a CDS encoding HAMP domain-containing protein: MRTKFFTSFLVAAFLCSAAGASIAYYHTNVAPSQTFNANQFRALFSPPSLPGFGIIAAIRSASPETLRFYLHDSQLMFYAILALTGLFCCAVAFGRAFRLAHAVSVSSEERMQQLHAINIQGLSSGARQQVEPFYGLKGRLTRWFGAIAVLLSSASFLYVYTSLTPLVRRHTFERGRAIAASVAEAAKPQLTNGDATQLRQMLSDQLARNSLAYILVFDGNQAPVAYAGPEVSDPADAVRHGLTVDARGERISRFRNQVVYNMVAGVDNGESGSVQVGVWRSRIEEQARKFLVVIAVLFIAATYGAILGANRLFARVTRPLEELAVSAEALSHGNLETPIAAPAGAPLAQLGDSLEQVRAALKPAINRLKADLDVPVRFTIMGAILRDAWERQNKKSRGGE, translated from the coding sequence ATGAGGACGAAGTTTTTCACCAGCTTCTTAGTCGCGGCGTTTTTGTGCTCAGCAGCAGGCGCCAGCATAGCCTACTACCACACCAACGTAGCTCCGTCGCAAACCTTCAACGCCAATCAGTTCAGGGCATTGTTTAGTCCGCCGAGTCTGCCGGGTTTCGGTATCATCGCCGCGATCAGGTCGGCCAGTCCGGAAACTTTGCGTTTCTATTTGCATGATTCGCAATTGATGTTCTACGCTATATTGGCGCTCACAGGACTTTTCTGTTGTGCGGTGGCTTTTGGACGCGCTTTCAGGTTAGCGCACGCCGTCTCAGTATCTTCGGAGGAGAGGATGCAGCAGCTGCACGCCATTAATATCCAGGGTCTCTCCAGCGGCGCACGCCAGCAAGTGGAGCCGTTTTACGGTCTGAAAGGCCGGCTAACCCGCTGGTTTGGCGCCATCGCCGTGCTCCTGAGCAGTGCAAGTTTCCTATACGTTTACACCAGCCTGACTCCTTTAGTGCGCCGACACACTTTCGAACGCGGCCGCGCCATCGCCGCCAGTGTAGCGGAAGCCGCCAAACCACAGCTCACCAACGGCGATGCCACGCAATTGCGCCAGATGCTCAGCGACCAACTGGCTCGCAACAGCCTCGCTTACATTCTGGTCTTTGACGGCAACCAAGCGCCGGTGGCATATGCCGGTCCCGAGGTTAGCGATCCGGCCGACGCTGTGCGCCACGGGTTAACGGTCGATGCCCGGGGCGAGCGCATCAGCCGGTTTCGCAATCAGGTTGTCTACAACATGGTGGCAGGCGTTGACAACGGCGAATCAGGCTCGGTTCAAGTCGGCGTCTGGCGCTCCCGCATCGAAGAGCAGGCAAGAAAGTTTCTTGTGGTAATCGCGGTTCTCTTCATTGCCGCAACCTACGGGGCGATCTTGGGCGCTAACCGCCTGTTTGCGAGAGTCACGCGACCTCTGGAAGAACTCGCCGTGAGCGCGGAGGCGCTCAGCCATGGCAATCTGGAAACACCCATCGCGGCACCTGCCGGCGCTCCCTTGGCGCAGCTTGGCGACTCCCTCGAACAAGTGCGCGCTGCGCTCAAACCGGCAATCAACCGCCTCAAAGCAGATCTCGATGTGCCGGTCCGTTTCACCATCATGGGTGCCATCCTGCGTGACGCCTGGGAAAGGCAGAACAAGAAATCTCGCGGCGGTGAATAA
- a CDS encoding HAMP domain-containing protein, which yields MATRTSNWRWSSRSEHDSFRRHDIDYSPVPLERRRIRLSSKLKWRLTQWFGAVVALFGLVAILLAYYTVPGVLRRHAMDNARRLAAPPAIAVEGVAAPVALRRVTIVPEVDRVFAVMTLLILSAMVFGVVAASVVFGWIARPLADLAERAQDISLGRLSVPIAVSGADAVAQLGASLERIRRLLYAAIRRLNAEHSLSLPPGARRLSLPDVSQDRWRRE from the coding sequence ATGGCAACACGAACAAGCAATTGGAGATGGTCTTCGCGCTCGGAGCACGACAGTTTTCGCCGGCATGACATCGACTATAGCCCCGTTCCTTTAGAGCGTCGTCGCATACGGCTTTCGAGCAAACTCAAGTGGCGTTTGACTCAGTGGTTTGGCGCTGTGGTTGCGCTTTTTGGCCTCGTGGCAATCTTGCTTGCCTATTACACGGTGCCAGGTGTGCTACGCCGGCACGCCATGGACAATGCGCGTCGCCTGGCGGCACCGCCAGCCATTGCAGTCGAGGGAGTCGCCGCGCCGGTGGCGTTGCGCCGAGTCACGATTGTGCCGGAAGTCGATAGGGTTTTCGCTGTGATGACGTTGCTCATTCTATCGGCAATGGTGTTCGGTGTGGTGGCGGCCAGCGTCGTCTTTGGCTGGATCGCTCGCCCGCTGGCCGATCTCGCTGAGCGCGCTCAAGACATCAGCCTGGGACGTCTTAGCGTGCCGATCGCTGTCTCTGGCGCCGATGCTGTGGCTCAGCTAGGCGCTTCGCTAGAACGGATCCGCCGCTTGCTATATGCGGCGATTCGTCGGCTCAACGCCGAACACAGTCTGTCCTTGCCGCCCGGAGCGCGGCGGCTAAGCTTGCCTGACGTCAGCCAAGATCGCTGGCGCCGAGAGTGA
- a CDS encoding glycine/betaine/sarcosine/D-proline family reductase selenoprotein B, producing MRVVHYLNQFFGGLGGEEQAGAPLDARDGAVGPGKLLEPLLGGDARIVQTLICGDNYAVEHQDAMIAAALEKIRAANADLFVAGPCFNAGRYGVAAGALCAAVQAKLNIAVMTGMAEENPGTDLYREALYIIDSGDNAAKMREVLQRMTGLARKIVNRAPIGTPKHEGYHARGLIRDQFVERNSGQRLVDMLLAKVSGDGFETEMRPTTFAKIPLPAPVRDLSKAKIMLITDGGLVPKGNPDKIQGSAATRWGAYNIASCDDLKGESYEISHGGYDPQFVRQDPDRLVPLDVMREMEKAGVIGALHDEFIATSGLSNPLSNTRRMGREMAAKAKQCGIDAVILTST from the coding sequence ATGCGAGTCGTTCACTATCTCAATCAATTCTTTGGCGGTCTCGGCGGTGAAGAGCAAGCGGGGGCGCCGCTCGATGCGCGCGATGGCGCCGTTGGACCAGGCAAACTGTTGGAGCCGCTGCTCGGCGGCGATGCGCGCATCGTCCAGACATTGATCTGCGGCGACAACTACGCAGTCGAGCACCAAGACGCGATGATCGCCGCCGCGCTGGAAAAAATCCGCGCCGCCAATGCCGATCTGTTCGTCGCCGGTCCGTGCTTCAATGCCGGACGCTACGGTGTCGCCGCCGGCGCGCTCTGCGCCGCCGTGCAAGCAAAGCTCAATATTGCAGTGATGACCGGCATGGCCGAAGAAAATCCCGGCACCGATCTCTATAGAGAAGCGCTCTACATCATCGACTCCGGCGACAACGCTGCCAAGATGCGCGAGGTGTTGCAGCGCATGACCGGGTTGGCGCGCAAGATCGTCAACCGCGCGCCCATCGGCACGCCGAAACACGAAGGCTATCACGCGCGCGGTTTGATTCGCGATCAATTTGTCGAGCGCAACTCGGGCCAAAGGCTGGTCGACATGCTGCTTGCGAAAGTGAGCGGCGACGGATTCGAAACTGAAATGCGGCCGACGACGTTTGCCAAGATTCCACTGCCGGCGCCGGTGCGCGATCTCAGCAAAGCGAAAATCATGTTGATTACCGACGGCGGGCTTGTGCCCAAGGGCAACCCCGACAAAATCCAGGGCTCGGCGGCAACCCGTTGGGGCGCCTACAATATCGCCAGTTGCGACGATTTGAAGGGCGAGAGCTACGAAATTTCCCACGGCGGCTACGATCCCCAATTCGTGCGCCAAGATCCCGATCGTTTGGTGCCCCTCGACGTCATGCGTGAGATGGAAAAAGCAGGCGTTATCGGCGCGCTGCACGATGAATTTATTGCCACCTCGGGATTGTCCAATCCCTTATCGAACACGCGCCGCATGGGGCGTGAGATGGCGGCCAAGGCGAAACAGTGCGGCATCGACGCGGTGATTCTCACTTCCACGTGA
- a CDS encoding CHAT domain-containing protein, with protein MRGSRGYLIEERAVSYAPSASAYVTLLGRQKRMSNQILALGNPDLGTANLDLPGAQHEVEEIKVQFPTAEVYVRQQATRQRLLQSAANKDIIHLATHAKVDELDPLYSVIHLASTEKGSGDLAAHEVYRMALTENSLTLLSACDTGLGQISKGDELWGFTRAFLSAGSSSLLVSLWRVDDAATAHLMRNFYKNLKTMTKVEALREAQLSLIRGEGRSDLLARRGVGGIGKLGESPSSLGSPASEGDRAVAPTQPLATSHPYFWAPFILVGDGQ; from the coding sequence CTGAGGGGCAGTCGCGGCTATCTCATCGAAGAACGGGCTGTGTCCTATGCGCCCTCTGCGAGCGCATATGTCACGCTACTCGGTAGACAAAAGCGTATGAGCAACCAAATCTTGGCTTTGGGTAATCCGGACCTCGGTACTGCTAACCTCGATTTACCGGGTGCGCAGCACGAAGTAGAGGAAATCAAAGTGCAATTTCCGACCGCCGAAGTTTACGTGCGGCAGCAGGCAACCAGGCAGCGACTTTTACAATCAGCCGCTAATAAAGACATTATCCACTTGGCAACACACGCGAAAGTTGACGAGCTTGACCCACTTTATTCAGTGATTCATTTAGCGTCGACGGAAAAAGGTTCAGGCGATTTGGCCGCACACGAAGTCTATCGCATGGCTTTGACGGAAAATTCTTTAACTTTGCTTAGTGCGTGTGACACCGGGCTTGGTCAAATCTCTAAGGGCGATGAACTTTGGGGTTTTACCCGGGCTTTTTTAAGCGCCGGTAGCTCTTCACTACTGGTATCCTTGTGGCGGGTGGATGATGCAGCAACCGCTCACTTGATGCGCAACTTTTACAAAAATCTAAAAACCATGACGAAAGTGGAAGCCCTACGAGAGGCGCAGCTAAGTTTAATCCGCGGCGAAGGCCGCAGCGACCTACTCGCCCGCCGCGGTGTCGGTGGAATTGGCAAATTGGGAGAAAGTCCCAGCTCTCTGGGCAGTCCTGCTTCAGAGGGCGACCGGGCTGTCGCCCCTACACAACCCCTCGCTACCTCGCATCCATATTTCTGGGCGCCATTCATACTAGTGGGGGATGGGCAATAA